One window of the Lysobacter sp. S4-A87 genome contains the following:
- a CDS encoding S8 family serine peptidase yields MLKQIFPDEPLPEPEAGPAKDETPQRWFVELSAAPESDGGSATSLQAEKKAFRDGARAARINYRENFAYNDLFNGLSITVTRSQLSTVARLPGVKAIWPVEVMQMPDPVANPQPDLVTALTMTGADIAQNELGLDGRGVRVAVMDTGLDIDHPDLGGTGTNHGTPFPTSRVIKGWDFVGDAFNADPSSPSYNPVATPDSNPDDCNGHGTHVAGIIGANGVVKGVAPKVKFGAYRVFGCEGSTTADIMIAAMERAHHDGMDVLNMSIGSTYQWPEYPTAKAASRLVNKGIVVVASAGNSGATGLYSTGAPSTGEKVISVASFDNIAARQRYFTVSPDNLKVGFNQATGSPLAPSSGSAPLGRVGTATTTDAACAALPAGSLTGQVALIRRGTCSFYIKAINAQNAGAVGAVLYDNVVAAPLNPTVAGTPSVNIPVVGTTKAFGDLLDGRLAGGPVQLTWTSGVDSFPNAVGGYISSFSAYGLSPDLTLKPDIGAPGGSIYSTYPLEGGGYATISGTSMASPHVAGAAALLLQSAPNTNARNVAGILQNSAVPKNWSLSPASGLLDHVHRQGAGMLRIDNAVTAAVRINPGKLSLGEGTSGATTHAITLKNTGKTPVTYTLSSVNAVTTGEPTFVPDFWLGEAGVTFYSSTVTLTKNQSVTIPVTITPQAAPVGGQYGGYLVFTPNDGSPTLRVPFAGYIGDYQLRQVLKPTANGFPWLAKFNGASYTNQPAGATYTMVGDDIPYFLIHQDHQARELRLDVYEAGSGKLWYTAYKEEFLGRNSSATSFFAYSWDGITTKNKNKQLVVPNGSYILRLYVLKALGDENNPAHWEQWQSPVVTIARP; encoded by the coding sequence GTGCTGAAACAGATTTTCCCCGATGAACCCCTTCCCGAGCCCGAGGCCGGACCGGCCAAGGACGAGACCCCGCAACGCTGGTTCGTCGAACTCAGTGCCGCGCCAGAATCCGACGGCGGTTCGGCCACGTCGCTGCAGGCAGAGAAGAAGGCATTCCGCGATGGCGCCCGCGCCGCGCGCATCAACTACCGCGAGAACTTCGCCTACAACGATCTGTTCAACGGTCTGTCGATCACGGTCACGCGCAGCCAGTTGAGCACGGTTGCGCGCCTGCCCGGCGTCAAGGCGATCTGGCCGGTTGAAGTGATGCAGATGCCGGACCCGGTCGCCAATCCGCAACCGGACCTCGTCACTGCGCTGACCATGACCGGCGCCGACATCGCCCAGAACGAGCTCGGCCTGGATGGTCGTGGCGTTCGGGTCGCGGTGATGGATACCGGCCTGGACATTGACCACCCGGATCTCGGCGGCACCGGCACCAACCACGGCACGCCGTTCCCGACCTCGCGCGTGATCAAGGGCTGGGACTTCGTCGGCGATGCGTTCAATGCCGACCCGTCGTCGCCGAGCTACAACCCGGTCGCGACCCCCGACAGCAATCCCGACGACTGCAACGGCCACGGCACGCACGTGGCAGGCATCATCGGCGCCAACGGCGTGGTCAAGGGCGTTGCGCCGAAGGTGAAGTTCGGCGCCTATCGCGTCTTCGGCTGCGAAGGCTCGACCACGGCCGACATCATGATCGCGGCCATGGAACGCGCGCATCACGACGGCATGGACGTGCTCAACATGAGCATCGGCTCGACCTATCAGTGGCCGGAATACCCGACCGCCAAGGCCGCCTCGCGCCTGGTCAACAAGGGAATAGTCGTGGTGGCCTCTGCCGGCAACAGCGGTGCCACCGGCCTGTACTCGACTGGCGCCCCGAGCACCGGCGAAAAGGTCATCTCCGTCGCCTCGTTCGACAACATTGCCGCGCGCCAGCGCTACTTCACGGTATCGCCTGACAATCTGAAGGTCGGTTTCAACCAGGCCACCGGCTCGCCGCTGGCGCCGTCGTCGGGCAGCGCGCCCCTGGGCCGTGTCGGCACCGCCACCACCACCGACGCCGCCTGCGCCGCGTTGCCTGCAGGCAGCCTCACCGGCCAGGTCGCACTGATCCGTCGCGGCACCTGCTCGTTCTACATCAAGGCCATCAACGCCCAGAACGCCGGCGCGGTGGGCGCGGTGCTGTACGACAACGTCGTCGCCGCACCGCTCAATCCGACCGTTGCCGGCACGCCGTCGGTGAACATCCCGGTCGTCGGCACCACCAAGGCCTTCGGCGATCTGCTCGATGGTCGATTGGCCGGTGGCCCGGTCCAGCTGACCTGGACCAGCGGGGTTGATTCGTTCCCGAACGCGGTTGGCGGCTACATCTCCTCGTTCAGTGCCTACGGCCTGTCGCCGGATCTGACGCTCAAGCCCGATATCGGCGCTCCGGGCGGCTCGATCTACTCGACCTATCCGCTCGAAGGCGGCGGCTACGCGACGATCAGCGGTACCTCGATGGCTTCGCCGCACGTGGCCGGTGCCGCAGCGCTGCTGCTGCAGTCGGCCCCGAACACGAATGCCAGGAACGTCGCGGGCATCCTGCAGAACTCGGCAGTGCCGAAGAACTGGTCGCTCAGCCCGGCCTCGGGCCTGCTCGACCATGTGCACCGCCAGGGCGCCGGCATGCTGCGCATCGACAACGCAGTGACGGCGGCCGTCCGCATCAACCCGGGCAAGCTGTCGCTGGGTGAAGGCACCAGCGGCGCGACCACGCATGCGATCACGCTCAAGAACACCGGCAAGACGCCCGTGACCTACACGCTGTCCTCGGTCAACGCGGTGACCACCGGCGAACCCACCTTCGTGCCTGATTTCTGGCTGGGCGAAGCCGGCGTGACCTTCTACTCGTCCACGGTGACGCTGACGAAGAACCAGAGCGTCACGATCCCGGTGACGATCACGCCGCAGGCCGCGCCGGTGGGCGGTCAGTACGGTGGCTACCTGGTGTTCACCCCGAACGACGGCAGCCCGACGCTGCGCGTGCCGTTCGCCGGCTACATCGGTGACTACCAGCTGCGCCAGGTGCTCAAGCCGACGGCCAATGGCTTCCCGTGGCTGGCGAAGTTCAACGGTGCGTCCTACACCAACCAGCCGGCGGGTGCGACGTACACGATGGTCGGCGATGACATCCCGTACTTCCTCATCCACCAGGACCACCAGGCGCGCGAACTGCGGCTGGACGTGTACGAGGCCGGTTCGGGCAAGCTCTGGTACACCGCCTACAAGGAAGAGTTCCTGGGCCGCAACTCCTCTGCGACGAGCTTCTTCGCCTACTCGTGGGACGGCATCACCACGAAGAACAAGAACAAGCAGCTGGTCGTGCCCAATGGCAGCTACATCCTGAGGCTGTACGTGCTCAAGGCGCTGGGTGACGAGAACAACCCGGCCCATTGGGAGCAGTGGCAGTCGCCGGTGGTGACCATCGCGCGTCCGTGA
- a CDS encoding malonic semialdehyde reductase, with translation MSHPSHAVLPDAALDQLFRTARTHNELTGEVSDETLHQLYELAKWGPTSANMSPLRMVFVKSAEAKARLAPALDEGNYAKTLAAPVTAIVGYDMAFYDKLPYLFPHTDARSWFEGRPEHDLEVIALRNGSLQGAYVLMAARALGLDCGPMSGFKNALVDEAFFAGTQVRSNFLINLGHGDPAKLFARSPRLPFDEAAQIL, from the coding sequence ATGTCCCACCCGTCCCATGCCGTCCTTCCGGACGCCGCGCTCGACCAGCTGTTCCGCACCGCCCGCACGCACAACGAGCTCACGGGCGAGGTCAGCGACGAGACGCTGCATCAGCTGTACGAGCTGGCCAAGTGGGGCCCGACCAGCGCCAACATGTCGCCGCTGCGCATGGTGTTCGTGAAGTCGGCCGAGGCCAAGGCGCGGCTGGCGCCGGCCCTGGACGAGGGCAACTACGCCAAGACCCTGGCCGCCCCGGTCACGGCGATCGTCGGCTACGACATGGCGTTCTACGACAAGCTGCCCTACCTGTTCCCGCACACCGACGCGCGCTCCTGGTTCGAAGGCCGCCCGGAGCACGACCTGGAAGTGATCGCCTTGCGCAACGGCAGCCTGCAGGGTGCCTACGTGCTGATGGCGGCGCGCGCGCTGGGCCTGGATTGCGGCCCGATGTCGGGCTTCAAGAATGCGCTCGTCGACGAGGCGTTCTTCGCCGGCACCCAGGTCAGGTCCAACTTCCTCATCAACCTCGGCCACGGCGACCCCGCCAAGCTGTTCGCGCGTTCGCCGCGGCTGCCGTTCGACGAAGCCGCCCAGATCCTCTGA
- a CDS encoding DUF6445 family protein gives MPTSLIIVDDFLSPRDALQLREVGLKLTYPEQQGAFPGRNSLERIEIDGLEHGVSSLVGERVRPVSPLQSHAKFRMTLASDIGRAKVHIDQAYWSGILYLSRPEDCVGGTEFFRHRATNTDRAPIDDNEMRAMGFSSMEQMHREIIERDSTDESKWELTMHAPMRFNRLVLLRPWLWHTAGPAFGDRLENGRLVYLMFFAAA, from the coding sequence ATGCCGACCTCCCTGATCATCGTTGACGACTTCCTCAGCCCGCGCGACGCGCTGCAACTGCGCGAGGTCGGACTGAAGCTCACCTATCCCGAACAGCAGGGCGCCTTCCCCGGACGCAATTCGCTCGAGCGCATCGAGATCGACGGCCTGGAGCATGGCGTGTCCAGCCTCGTCGGCGAACGCGTGCGGCCGGTCTCGCCACTGCAGTCGCATGCCAAGTTCCGCATGACGCTCGCCAGCGATATCGGACGCGCAAAGGTCCACATCGACCAGGCGTACTGGTCCGGCATCCTCTACCTCAGTCGCCCGGAAGATTGCGTCGGCGGCACCGAGTTCTTCCGTCATCGCGCAACCAATACCGACCGCGCACCGATCGACGACAACGAGATGCGCGCCATGGGCTTTTCGTCGATGGAGCAGATGCATCGCGAGATCATCGAGCGTGACAGCACCGACGAGTCGAAGTGGGAGCTCACCATGCACGCGCCGATGCGCTTCAACCGGCTGGTGCTGCTGCGACCGTGGTTGTGGCACACCGCAGGCCCGGCTTTCGGTGACCGGCTGGAGAACGGGCGCCTGGTCTACCTGATGTTCTTCGCAGCGGCGTAG
- a CDS encoding mitochondrial fission ELM1 family protein: MNAATATAGASVWSLSDGKAGNRRQADALAHALGQPFREWPLQPRPPWQWLAPRRWPAADHAFGAGFAQALSAPPRLAIGCGRQAALATRLLRERGARAVQILDPRIATHHWDLVIAPEHDHLYGANVITLLGSLHPVDDLWLASARRDFEAFAALPGVRTALLLGGASAHARFDDAMYEQVLAQVESIVRNEGGSVLATASRRTPAPVRQRLRARLSALPGVVWGGEEDGANPYAGVLGWADRIVCTADSVNMLSEAAATWAPVFVAGLDRVDGRPRRFLASLLDRGRIRPLAQALDPYPVTPLRETARVAAQVQARLRV; the protein is encoded by the coding sequence GTGAACGCTGCAACAGCCACCGCGGGTGCCAGCGTCTGGTCGCTCAGCGATGGCAAGGCCGGCAACCGCCGCCAGGCCGATGCGCTGGCGCACGCGCTCGGGCAGCCGTTCCGGGAATGGCCGCTGCAGCCGAGGCCCCCGTGGCAGTGGCTGGCACCGCGGCGATGGCCCGCGGCCGACCACGCCTTCGGCGCCGGATTCGCCCAGGCCCTGTCCGCGCCGCCGCGGCTGGCGATCGGCTGCGGCAGGCAGGCGGCGCTGGCCACGCGGCTGCTGCGCGAGCGCGGCGCGCGTGCGGTGCAGATCCTCGACCCGCGCATCGCCACCCATCATTGGGACCTGGTGATCGCTCCGGAGCACGATCACCTGTACGGCGCCAACGTGATCACCCTGCTCGGCAGCCTGCACCCGGTCGACGACCTCTGGCTGGCGTCGGCACGGCGCGACTTCGAAGCCTTTGCTGCCCTGCCAGGCGTGCGCACCGCGCTGCTGCTGGGCGGCGCCAGCGCGCACGCGCGCTTCGACGACGCGATGTACGAGCAGGTCCTGGCGCAGGTGGAATCCATCGTCCGCAACGAAGGCGGCAGCGTGCTGGCGACCGCGTCCCGACGCACGCCTGCGCCGGTGCGGCAGCGCCTGCGCGCGCGCCTGTCGGCATTGCCCGGCGTGGTCTGGGGCGGCGAGGAAGACGGCGCCAATCCCTACGCGGGCGTGCTCGGCTGGGCCGACCGCATCGTCTGCACGGCCGACTCGGTCAACATGCTGTCGGAAGCCGCGGCGACCTGGGCACCGGTGTTCGTCGCCGGACTGGACCGCGTCGACGGCCGACCGCGCCGATTCCTGGCCAGCCTGCTGGATCGGGGCCGGATCCGGCCGCTGGCGCAGGCACTCGACCCCTACCCGGTGACGCCGCTGCGCGAAACCGCGCGCGTAGCGGCGCAGGTGCAGGCGCGCCTGCGCGTCTAG
- the glnE gene encoding bifunctional [glutamate--ammonia ligase]-adenylyl-L-tyrosine phosphorylase/[glutamate--ammonia-ligase] adenylyltransferase, with amino-acid sequence MDDVEPFISRALARLRAVAADAWNADPELDARLVALARASDFAVETMLRQPELLLRLAADADAPAAPPPELLAGHSEQWPALLRRYRTAESTRLIWRDVLGLDDVDQTLAGSTRLAEQCLQLGLAALEAQFAQRHGVVRDREGRPQRLVVFGLGKLGGEELNFSSDVDLVYAYEHDGGALSGSSDGPRPLDAEHYFARLGQQLAKLLDEPTVDGFCHRVDLRLRPYGNAGRVAWSFTAMEQYFQHEGRDWERYAWQKARPVAGDIEAGERFLDSLRPFVYRRYLDFGALDGLRAMKAAISAEVARKELADDIKRGPGGIREIEFLVQALQLIYGGREPALRGRRLLPALQALVEARQVGEEAAALLAQAYRFLRQLENRLQMLRDAQTHALPESADDRARTAASLAYADWDTLRDSLDVQRGRVTAEFEALLAPRRRRSAPDALTTYWRALPEGGDSAVLGDAGFIEAGNADAVLRDFARSPGVRGLSDSARARLDRVLPALLQAAAASTEPMLALRRLLALLHNVLRRSAYLALLDEQPAALARLVEVVSHSALLAERLAAYPLLLDELLDARVAGPLPGRDALHAACFAVAQGDDDDAEAVLQSLNEVRQALSFRIAMALRDGRQSAAESARQLAWLADGVVMRVLHLADHEVASAHGRIDGARFAVLGYGSLGGEELGFGSDLDLVFLYEAPGGEGAHSDGARPLEASRWFARLAQKVVALLGAVTGAGRLFDVDVRLRPDGAKGLLVSSLASYRDYQRERAWTWEHQALVRARFVAGDDTLGSAFEEVRAQTLARPRDAAALSNDVVAMRRRMRAELDRSDAAAFDLKQGEGGLVDLEFLLQYAVLAEAVGHRDWLQPRSTPELIRAMGASGWFATDETDALLQAHAVLLEAGLACTLDRRPRRLPVTEPIETARRSISDAARRRGIEFDGEPAPAS; translated from the coding sequence ATGGACGATGTCGAACCCTTCATCTCACGCGCACTCGCGCGCCTGCGCGCCGTGGCCGCGGACGCCTGGAATGCCGATCCCGAGCTCGATGCGCGCCTGGTCGCGCTGGCCCGCGCCAGCGACTTCGCGGTCGAGACGATGCTGCGCCAGCCCGAGCTGCTGCTGCGCCTGGCCGCCGACGCCGATGCGCCGGCTGCGCCGCCGCCGGAACTGCTGGCGGGCCACAGCGAACAGTGGCCGGCGTTGCTGCGCCGCTACCGCACGGCGGAATCGACGCGACTGATCTGGCGGGACGTGCTGGGGCTGGACGATGTCGACCAGACCCTGGCCGGCAGCACGCGCTTGGCCGAGCAATGCCTGCAGCTGGGGCTGGCCGCGCTGGAAGCGCAGTTCGCGCAACGCCATGGCGTGGTCCGCGATCGCGAAGGACGACCGCAGCGACTGGTGGTGTTCGGACTGGGCAAGCTCGGCGGCGAAGAGCTCAACTTCAGCTCCGACGTCGACCTGGTCTACGCCTACGAGCACGACGGCGGCGCGTTGTCTGGCAGCAGTGATGGCCCGCGCCCGCTCGATGCCGAGCACTACTTCGCCCGCCTTGGCCAGCAGCTGGCCAAGCTGCTCGACGAACCCACCGTCGACGGCTTCTGCCACCGCGTCGACCTGCGCCTGCGCCCCTACGGCAACGCCGGGCGCGTGGCCTGGTCGTTCACGGCAATGGAGCAGTACTTCCAGCACGAGGGACGCGACTGGGAACGCTATGCCTGGCAGAAGGCACGGCCGGTAGCCGGAGACATCGAGGCCGGCGAGCGCTTCCTCGATAGCCTGCGGCCGTTCGTCTACCGTCGCTATCTCGACTTCGGCGCGCTCGACGGCCTGCGCGCGATGAAGGCGGCGATCAGCGCCGAGGTCGCACGCAAGGAACTGGCCGACGACATCAAGCGCGGTCCCGGTGGCATCCGCGAAATCGAGTTCCTGGTGCAGGCGCTGCAGCTGATCTACGGCGGTCGCGAACCGGCGCTGCGCGGCCGGAGGTTGCTGCCGGCGCTGCAGGCGCTGGTCGAGGCTCGCCAGGTCGGCGAAGAGGCGGCGGCGTTGCTGGCCCAGGCCTACCGCTTCCTGCGCCAGCTGGAGAACCGCCTGCAGATGTTGCGCGACGCGCAGACCCATGCATTGCCCGAGTCCGCCGACGACCGCGCCCGCACCGCGGCGTCGCTGGCCTACGCCGACTGGGACACGCTGCGTGACTCGCTGGATGTGCAGCGCGGCCGCGTCACCGCCGAATTCGAGGCGTTGCTGGCGCCACGGCGCCGCCGCAGCGCGCCCGATGCACTGACGACGTACTGGCGCGCGCTGCCCGAGGGCGGCGACAGTGCGGTGCTCGGCGACGCCGGCTTCATCGAGGCCGGCAATGCCGACGCGGTGCTGCGCGACTTCGCCCGCAGTCCCGGCGTGCGCGGCTTGTCCGACAGTGCCCGCGCCAGGCTCGACCGCGTGCTGCCGGCGTTGCTGCAGGCCGCCGCTGCGTCAACCGAGCCGATGCTGGCGCTGCGCAGATTGCTGGCGCTGCTGCACAACGTGTTGCGCCGCAGCGCCTATCTCGCCCTGCTCGACGAGCAGCCGGCGGCACTGGCACGCCTGGTCGAGGTCGTCAGCCACAGCGCGCTGTTGGCGGAGCGGCTGGCGGCCTATCCGCTATTGCTCGACGAGTTGCTCGATGCGCGCGTGGCCGGTCCATTGCCGGGGCGCGATGCCCTGCATGCCGCCTGCTTCGCCGTCGCCCAGGGCGATGACGACGACGCCGAGGCGGTGCTGCAGTCACTCAACGAGGTGCGCCAGGCATTGAGCTTCCGCATTGCGATGGCGCTGCGCGACGGTCGCCAGTCGGCGGCGGAAAGCGCACGTCAGCTGGCATGGCTGGCCGATGGCGTGGTGATGCGCGTGCTGCACCTGGCCGATCACGAGGTCGCCAGCGCGCACGGCCGCATCGACGGCGCGCGTTTCGCCGTGCTCGGCTACGGCAGCCTGGGTGGGGAGGAGCTGGGGTTCGGTTCGGACCTCGATCTGGTGTTCCTGTACGAGGCGCCCGGTGGTGAAGGCGCGCATTCCGATGGCGCGCGGCCGCTGGAGGCCTCGCGCTGGTTCGCGCGCCTGGCACAGAAGGTCGTCGCCCTGCTGGGTGCGGTGACCGGGGCCGGGCGCCTGTTCGATGTCGACGTGCGCCTGCGCCCGGACGGTGCCAAGGGCCTGCTCGTGTCGAGCCTGGCCAGCTACCGCGATTACCAGCGCGAGCGCGCCTGGACCTGGGAGCACCAGGCACTGGTACGCGCGCGTTTCGTCGCCGGTGACGACACGCTTGGATCGGCCTTCGAAGAGGTGCGGGCGCAGACCCTGGCGCGGCCGCGCGACGCGGCTGCGCTGTCCAATGACGTGGTGGCGATGCGTCGGCGCATGCGCGCCGAGCTCGACCGCAGCGATGCCGCCGCCTTCGACCTCAAGCAGGGCGAGGGTGGCCTGGTCGACCTGGAGTTCCTGTTGCAGTACGCGGTGCTGGCCGAAGCGGTCGGGCATCGCGACTGGCTGCAGCCGCGCAGCACGCCGGAGCTGATCCGGGCGATGGGCGCCAGCGGCTGGTTCGCCACGGATGAAACCGACGCATTGCTGCAGGCGCATGCAGTGCTGCTGGAAGCCGGCCTGGCGTGCACGCTCGACCGGCGACCGCGACGGCTGCCGGTCACGGAGCCGATCGAAACGGCACGGCGTTCGATCAGCGACGCGGCACGGCGTCGCGGCATTGAATTCGACGGCGAGCCTGCGCCCGCGTCGTAG